In the Clostridia bacterium genome, one interval contains:
- a CDS encoding glycosyltransferase family 4 protein: MNIGFFTDSYRPYTSGVVRSIETFTKELKQLGHQVYIFAPQYKDCEREPGVFRYLSVPSPTNQDFTLAIPISLRTRPLVRKLKLDIIHVHSPFMMGRLGAHVARSERIPLVYTYHTLYDKYVHYVPFAQELSSKVVQRIATDFSNRCDLVIVPTRVIGDVIRQNGVRTPIESIPTGIEVKDYKDGDPAWLRRTFRIPPHDRVLLFVGRIGQEKNIEFLIRSFRLVQQQVPDTTLVLVGGGPQEQELKELVVSLGLRDKVVFTGTLEKKLVVNCYLGADLFVFASVTETQGLVIGEAKAAGLPVVAIDAFGVKEMVTHERSGFLCQLNEQEFVNRIITLLEDHDLYRQMSATALEEAQLITAEACAWRLVQAYQSIIRANKVVGY, from the coding sequence TTGAATATCGGTTTTTTCACCGACAGCTATCGACCTTATACCAGCGGTGTCGTGCGTTCCATTGAGACATTCACCAAAGAACTAAAGCAATTAGGCCATCAGGTTTATATTTTCGCTCCTCAATATAAAGACTGTGAAAGAGAACCGGGGGTTTTCCGCTATTTATCGGTTCCATCACCAACCAACCAGGATTTTACCCTGGCCATTCCCATTTCCCTGAGAACCCGCCCCCTGGTAAGGAAGCTTAAACTGGACATCATCCATGTCCATTCCCCGTTCATGATGGGGCGTTTAGGAGCTCATGTGGCTCGCTCGGAAAGAATTCCTTTAGTTTATACCTACCATACCTTATACGACAAATACGTTCATTACGTACCTTTTGCCCAGGAGCTGTCCAGCAAAGTAGTGCAGAGAATCGCTACCGATTTCAGCAACCGCTGCGACTTAGTCATCGTACCCACCCGGGTCATTGGTGACGTCATCCGCCAAAACGGGGTAAGAACACCCATTGAAAGTATTCCTACCGGCATTGAGGTCAAAGACTATAAAGACGGCGATCCCGCCTGGCTGAGACGTACTTTCCGCATCCCGCCCCATGACCGTGTACTGCTCTTCGTAGGCAGGATCGGGCAGGAAAAGAATATTGAATTCTTGATCAGGTCCTTTAGGTTAGTACAGCAGCAAGTACCGGATACAACTCTCGTCTTGGTAGGAGGAGGGCCCCAGGAGCAGGAACTCAAAGAACTGGTGGTTTCCCTCGGTCTGCGAGACAAAGTTGTCTTTACCGGCACTTTGGAGAAAAAGCTGGTAGTCAATTGCTACTTGGGTGCAGACCTGTTCGTCTTTGCTTCCGTTACGGAAACCCAAGGACTGGTCATTGGGGAAGCGAAGGCGGCGGGACTGCCGGTGGTGGCCATCGATGCCTTTGGCGTAAAAGAAATGGTGACCCATGAACGTTCCGGTTTCCTGTGCCAGCTCAACGAACAGGAATTTGTCAACCGCATTATCACTTTACTAGAAGACCATGACTTATACCGGCAAATGTCAGCCACCGCGTTGGAAGAAGCCCAGTTGATCACCGCCGAAGCCTGCGCCTGGCGACTGGTGCAGGCATACCAAAGCATCATCCGGGCAAATAAGGTAGTGGGATATTAA
- a CDS encoding LysM peptidoglycan-binding domain-containing protein, producing the protein MWLVVLVLLALWWIGPTVTANDKVRAASQAPWQEIVVREGDTLWKIAMEYRRPKEDVRVTINRIQEANGLAPSEYIYPGQVLLIPLEQ; encoded by the coding sequence GTGTGGTTAGTAGTACTGGTGCTGCTGGCGTTATGGTGGATAGGGCCTACCGTAACAGCGAACGATAAGGTTAGGGCGGCCTCCCAGGCGCCATGGCAAGAGATAGTGGTTAGGGAAGGAGATACTCTCTGGAAAATAGCCATGGAATACAGGCGCCCGAAAGAAGATGTGCGGGTTACCATTAACCGCATTCAAGAAGCGAATGGATTGGCGCCCAGCGAGTATATTTACCCGGGACAAGTGTTATTAATTCCCCTGGAACAATAA
- the lexA gene encoding transcriptional repressor LexA produces the protein MYEDLSQRQVEILHYIQKVTREKGYPPSVREIGQAVGLSSSSTVHGHLAQLEAKGYIRRDPAKPRAIEILDTDGFPETQPLVQVPLLGRITAGNPILATQHIEQIVPLPFDLVRTQDVFMLSVVGDSMIEAGIYDGDYVIVKQQPTAENGDIVAAMLDDEATVKRFYKEKDCIRLQPENPKYSPILTREVTILGKVIGLYRRLG, from the coding sequence ATGTACGAAGACCTGTCCCAGCGCCAGGTAGAGATTCTTCACTACATCCAAAAAGTTACCCGGGAAAAGGGCTATCCTCCTTCCGTCAGGGAAATCGGCCAAGCTGTAGGCCTTAGCTCCAGCTCTACAGTGCACGGCCACCTGGCCCAATTGGAAGCTAAAGGCTACATTCGTCGGGACCCTGCCAAACCAAGGGCCATTGAAATACTGGATACCGATGGTTTCCCGGAGACCCAGCCCCTGGTTCAGGTACCGCTGTTGGGAAGGATCACCGCCGGCAATCCCATCCTGGCCACCCAGCATATCGAGCAAATCGTCCCCCTCCCCTTCGACCTGGTGCGTACCCAAGATGTTTTCATGTTGTCCGTCGTGGGAGACAGCATGATTGAAGCCGGCATCTACGATGGCGACTATGTCATTGTCAAGCAGCAGCCTACGGCGGAAAATGGGGATATTGTGGCTGCCATGCTTGATGATGAGGCTACCGTAAAGCGCTTCTACAAAGAAAAGGACTGTATTCGCCTGCAGCCGGAGAATCCAAAATACTCCCCTATCCTCACCCGGGAAGTAACTATTCTGGGAAAGGTTATCGGCCTGTACCGCCGCTTGGGCTAG
- a CDS encoding HAD-IA family hydrolase: MDTTALIIESFKYTVRKHLNYEITPQEIYPSFGIPLITALEDLAPGRGEELIKTYREFNLANHDRMVKMFDQVPETLTALKQRGYKIGLVTSKARHSLNKGLDLYNLHPYFDAIVAMEDTNNHKPHPEPVLHCLRLLETAPEQALYVGDSPHDIKCAHAAGVKAVAVRWSYLSWDSILAENPEFVINSLDELITIVTGTDNSN; this comes from the coding sequence ATGGATACCACCGCGTTAATCATTGAATCTTTTAAATACACCGTTCGCAAACACCTCAATTACGAGATTACACCGCAAGAAATATATCCATCATTTGGCATACCTTTAATTACGGCCCTGGAAGACTTGGCTCCGGGCCGGGGAGAAGAACTCATCAAGACTTACCGGGAATTTAACCTGGCGAATCATGATCGCATGGTGAAGATGTTTGATCAGGTGCCGGAAACCCTAACTGCCTTAAAACAAAGGGGATATAAAATAGGGCTTGTGACTTCCAAGGCCAGGCATTCTTTGAATAAAGGGCTGGACCTTTATAACTTGCACCCGTATTTTGATGCCATTGTTGCCATGGAGGACACCAACAACCATAAACCCCATCCAGAGCCGGTCCTGCATTGTTTACGCTTGCTGGAAACAGCACCAGAGCAAGCTCTTTACGTAGGGGATAGCCCCCATGACATCAAATGCGCCCATGCCGCCGGTGTGAAGGCTGTAGCTGTCCGCTGGTCTTATCTCTCGTGGGACAGCATTTTGGCTGAAAACCCGGAGTTCGTGATTAATTCTCTGGATGAATTAATCACTATCGTAACAGGAACAGATAACTCCAACTGA